In Silene latifolia isolate original U9 population chromosome 6, ASM4854445v1, whole genome shotgun sequence, the genomic window AGTTAAAGAGCGAGTTAAATGAATGCAAACAAGGAAGAGACTGGGTCGTGGAATACTACACGAGATTGAAGACCATCTTAGACGAGTTAGCAAATTACAACAAGATCAAGGATTGCACTTGTTGGGCAGCTGCGTCGATAGCAAAGAAACGAGAAGAGGAGAAAGTACATCAGTTTTTGATGGGTTTAGATTCTAAATTATACGGAAATATAAGAACTAACCTACTGATTGAGGATCCTATTGCAAGTCTGACCCGTGCCTATGCCCTGATCTTAAGAGAAGAGAGACATACCTCCCTTACCAAAGTAAAGGAAGACCGGAATGAAGCTGCCATGGTTGCTAGAGTTTACAATGGAGGCAAGGGACGTAACCCGAAACCATAAACCGAAAAACAGccgatacccagtatctgtcaagtctccaacaaacacctgaagattatcggactacaacatgcttaggaatcgcagcgtttgatcgacagttttgtacaactatacgtcggaaaacttaaaacgatttcgaaaaaaaaaaacatttcaaaacatttcaaaagtacctggagtgtttaatgcatgacgacggggtcacaatgaaactaattagagtcaaaggcaacaccagaccaaaaaccgactcaaaaattcaaatcccgactccaacaacgagtcaaaccgagtcaaacacaaaaacaaacttttcaaagacttccatgttaaggattcccggaatccttaatggtcaagtacaaatcaagttcatccaaaacataggatagaacaaatcatgattacacttgcgtgatagtgacaagacacctcgaagacccgcgaaatggctcgcgcctcttcaagcaGCCCATGTGGCCACGTCGCTAAAAACGCATACAACCACCCATTttcttataaatacccctcaaatgccaccatttgagagttacgcgagcatccgccccctcatttctcccttaaaattctagactcgacttctcaagtcacaaaccgacacgtgtttctgacctaccgatcgaaaacacaagccttacacattgtttggtatcgtcatcgtgcattaaaccgcttgaccgaccatctcgaccaactacaccatcactaaaattaaaacactcttttacattgctaaaacggttttcaaaccgagttttccgaccaaacaagttgatacactttcttcgatttctcgtctcaagcctagcatgtaagtatgagggtgtaaaaatcctcttctatcatgtctttcatttgttttatgactataacatgctaaaacatgcataacatggtccaaatacgggataaatgagccaaaaccgggttTTTGGCCGAGActggggctgcttgtatagcagacaggctcgcgcctaaagtccctctcaggccttaatccaaccgtgtttggtctcttcgtctctttattttcatttccaatttgtaatcagtttttaccatttcaaatatttgaaatcattttatgataaactttaaccataaaacatttttcacccttggttcctaaaaccatgatggtttaatccgtgtttcggtgataatatttggttaattatattataaaaggtattttaaaaccttttattccatttctttaaattttaaaaggCATTTCAAAacctttttcatttctttacattttcaaaaaaaaatgcattagtcataaacacaaaatcatccttggtacgaggataaacattgactaaacattgactaattaccatgtcggattttaacccgagtacgatgataaacattgactaattataaacaaatgaacttaaaacaattagttcacaattattttcaaaactattcatgtcaagcttgcaaaaccgaacccgacaacgaatattgtcaaaataatgatggttattcaagtctcgttcctcacatcaatacaaaagcggcctaagcggccttttcaaatcaagacgggttcaaacaccctcttttcaatccATTTTATGAACTTTTCCAATGGTCAGAAGACGCCCTtcaatcgtctgttgacccgcgcctaaacaggccactcatttttccattttcaaaccaggacaggcctgcttgcatcgcctgatggctcgcaCCTAtattggctgcctgatgcagggtctgtttccTTCCACCACTTGCCTAAGacaatcccgacttcggttaacccgaatacaggacggatcagatgacaaatcttcccattttacatcatatttgcaaaacgcccgGTAATGGTGCCTCTTCTACCTCGTTAACTAACTTGGACATGGTTGATTTTAACACTTTAAGTCCTCGGGAGTTGGTCGAGGTCTCTCAAATGTGGCAAGCACGAAAGGCGGAGTCCTTGACCAATCGACTTAATGGTAATATCTCATTTATCTCTTGGATTATTGACACGGGCGCATCCCATAATATGTCGGGATGTTTGTTGATCTCACTTTACAAACATTCACTCTATTACTCCTGTGTCGGTTGGTTTACCGAATGGTGACCTTACACTCGCAACCCAAAGCGGTGATATACAAATCTCGTCTCGATTTATTTTACGCAAAGTTTTATATGCACCTAATCTTCAATATAATTTAATTTCGGTTTCTAATTTATTACGTGACACTTC contains:
- the LOC141588597 gene encoding uncharacterized protein LOC141588597, whose protein sequence is MWADAVENGLDAKNKLAFIEGKVNEPESNSDEDNLELVAWRQCNAMLRAWLRNIIYPKLHPSITFSQPIKDVGDELRERCSTGNTPRVHQLKSELNECKQGRDWVVEYYTRLKTILDELANYNKIKDCTCWAAASIAKKREEEKVHQFLMGLDSKLYGNIRTNLLIEDPIASLTRAYALILREERHTSLTKVKEDRNEAAMVARVYNGGKGRNPKP